In Oncorhynchus tshawytscha isolate Ot180627B linkage group LG28, Otsh_v2.0, whole genome shotgun sequence, a genomic segment contains:
- the LOC121841145 gene encoding uncharacterized protein LOC121841145, producing MLGTSPHGAVTAVSWLCPGSVSDKESGIMSLLTSDMAIMVDKGFLVDDIVPCKVYRPAFLSRRAQEVRETQSIARLRGQEVRETQSIARLRGQVVRETQSIARLRGQKVRETQSIARLRGQEVRETQSIARLRGQEVRETQSIARLRGQEVRETQSIARLRGQVVRETQSIARLRGQEVRETQSIARLRGQEVRETQSIARLRGQEVRETQFIARLRVHVERMIRRVKEHKLFDTVIPLTISGVACLLVNYQNGPLVRARAKPM from the coding sequence ATGTTGGGAACGTCACCACATGGAGCTGTCACTGCTGTGTCATGGTTGTGTCCTGGATCTGTGAGTGACAAGGAGTCTGGAATTATGTCCTTACTCACCTCTGACATGGCCATTATGGTGGATAAGGGCTTTCTCGTAGATGACATTGTTCCGTGCAAGGTCTACCGGCCAGCCTTTCTGTCAAGACGCGCGCAGGAGGTTAGGGAGACCCAATCCATTGCCAGGCTGAGAGGGCAGGAGGTTAGGGAGACCCAATCCATTGCCAGGCTGAGAGGGCAGGTGGTTAGGGAGACCCAATCCATTGCCAGGCTGAGAGGGCAGAAGGTTAGGGAGACCCAATCCATTGCCAGGCTGAGAGGGCAGGAGGTTAGGGAGACCCAATCCATTGCCAGGCTGAGAGGGCAGGAGGTTAGGGAGACCCAATCCATTGCCAGGCTGAGAGGGCAGGAGGTTAGGGAGACCCAATCCATTGCCAGGCTGAGAGGGCAGGTGGTTAGGGAGACCCAATCCATTGCCAGGCTGAGAGGGCAGGAGGTTAGGGAGACCCAATCCATTGCCAGGCTGAGAGGGCAGGAGGTTAGGGAGACCCAATCCATTGCCAGGCTGAGAGGGCAGGAGGTTAGGGAGACCCAATTCATTGCCAGGCTGAGAGTGCATGTTGAAAGAATGATCCGCAGAGTAAAGGAGCACAAGCTGTTTGACACAGTCATCCCCCTGACCATCTCAGGCGTGGCGTGCCTGTTGGTTAACTATCAAAATGGACCTTTGGTCAGAGCACGGGCCAAGCCAATGTAA